GCTCAGGATCTGGTTGAGCGGATTGTGGCGGCCAAGGAGCTGCATCCGCTTTGGGGTCCAAAGAAGATCGTGGCACGGTTCAGGCGCACGGCTCCCGAGTTCATGTGGCCTTCAGCCTCGACGGTCGGCGCGATCCTTGCGCGGCATGGGCTTGTCCGCGCCCGCAAGCGACCCCGCCTGCGGGCCTGCGGCAATGGACCCTGGCCACAGCCGCAAGAACCGAACGCGGTGTGGACTGGCGATCACAAGGGCTGGTTCCGGACCCGCGACGGCTGGCGTTGCGAACCCTTGACGGTGATGGATGCGTCGAGCCGCTACCTCCTGGCGCTCGAAGCGACGGGATCGACGGCCGATAGCGAAGCCTGGCCGGTGTTCGAACGGCTGTTTGAAGAGCATGGCCTGCCGGATCGCTCCAGAAGCGACAATGGCCCGCCCTTCGCATCGGCCGGCGTCACCGGACTGACGCCGCTTGTCGTGCGCTTCATCAAGCTCGGCATCACCTTGGAGCGGATCGCACCCGGCAGGCCACAGCAGAACGGACGTCACGAGCGCTTTCACCTGACCATGCTGCCGATGGCCGAGGCACCGGAAGCCGACCGAACGGCACAGGGCCAGGCCTTCGAGACCTTCCGCCAAAGCTACAATGAGGAACGTCCCCATGAGGCGCTGGGCATGGATACGCCCGCCCAGCACTACCGGTCCTCACAGCGCGCCATGCCCAGGACACCACCCGAGCCCGTCTATCCGGCCGAGGCCTCGGTCCGCCGCGTGCGCCACAATGGCGAGATCCGATGGAATGGCGGCTTCATATATGTCTCGCAAGCGCTGGCTGGCGAACCGGTCGCTGCGTTGGAGACCGAAGACGGACAATGGACACTCTCATTCCATGCCCACCCGCTCGGCATCATCGACACACGGCACATGAAGCTTGCCCGCCGCAGCGCCGCGCCAACCAATCCGCTTGGCGCTGCGGCGGACGCATAGGGGGAGAGAAGTGTCACCTATGTATCCGGTTCAAAGTGTTACCCATCTATCGGCTGGACACCGGCAGGCGGATGAGGGGCGGCGCCAACGCCTGCAAATTGTAGTTCGATGCTGAACCGATTGTCAGAAGGCGCCAACTGCTAAGGCCGTTCGCCAATCGCCTGCATGCGTGCTGCCCCTCATTGTCCTGCCGGACATTTCTCCCCGTATAGAGACGGGGAGAAAGGGCAGCTTCAACGCTGCCGTCAGTCCTTCTTCACTGCCGCGACACGCAGCGACAGATCACGCAACTGCTGCGGCGAGGCTTCCGAAGGCGCGTTCATCAACAAATCGTAGGCCTGCTGGTTCATCGGGAACATGGTGATCTCTCGCAGGTTCTTGGCGCCGACCAGCAGCATGACGACACGGTCGACGCCGGCCGCCATGCCGCCATGCGGCGGGGCGCCATACTGGAAGGCGCGGTAAAGGCCACCAAAGCGTTCTTCCACCGTGGCGCGGTCGAGGCCAACCGTCTCGAACGCCTTGACCATGGTTTCCGGCAAATGGTTGCGGATACCGCCAGAGGCGATCTCGAAGCCGTTGCAGACCATGTCGTACTGGAAGGCCTTGATGCCGAGCAGGTCGTCGCCGTTGAGCGCGTCGATACCGCCTTGCGGCATCGAGAACGGGTTGTGGGCGAAGTCGATCTTCTTCTCCTCCTCGCTCCATTCGAAGAACGGGAAGTCGACGATCCAGCACAATTCGAAGCGCTCGCGGTCGACAAGGTTCAGTTCTTCGCCGGCACGCGTACGCGCGGCACCGGCGAAGGTGACGAACTTCTTCGGATCGCCGGCGACGAAGAAGGCGGCGTCGCCATCGGCAAGGCCGAGCTGCTGACGGATCGCCTCGGTGCGCTCCTCGCCGATGTTCTTGGCCAGCGGACCGGCGCCTTCAAGCTTGTCGCCTTCCTTGCGCCAGAAGATGTAACCCAGTCCCGGCTGGCCCTCGCCCTGCGCCCACGAGTTCATGCGGTCGCAGAAGGCGCGGCTGCCGCCGGTCTTGGCCGGAATGCCCCATACTTCGGCCTTCGGATCGTTGGCCAGGATGTTGGCGAAGACCTTGAAGCCGGAATCGCGGAAATGGTCGGAGACGGCCTGCATCTCGATCGGGTTGCGCAGGTCCGGCTTGTCGGAGCCGTATTTGCGCATCGCGACATCGTACGGGATGCGCTGGAATGTCTGCGTCACCGGCTTGCCGTTGGCGAAAGTCTCGAAGACGCCCCGCATCACCGGTTCCATGGTCGACAGCACGTCGTCCTGCTCGACGAAGCTCATTTCGAGGTCGAGTTGGTAGAATTCGCCGGGCAGACGGTCGGCGCGCGGGTCCTCGTCGCGGAAGCAGGGCGCGATCTGGAAATAGCGGTCGAAGCCCGAAACCATGATCAGCTGCTTGTACTGCTGCGGCGCCTGCGGCAGCGCGTAAAAGGTGCCGGGATGGATGCGCGACGGCACCAGGAAGTCGCGCGCACCTTCCGGCGACGAGGCCGTCAGGATCGGCGTCGAGAATTCGGTGAAGCCGACATCGGTCATACGCTTGCGCATCTCGGCGATGATTTTCGTGCGCGCCACGATGTTCCTGTGCAGCGTCTCGCGGCGCAGGTCCAGGAAACGGTACTTCAGGCGGATGTCTTCGGGATAGTCGGGCTCGCCGAACACCGGCAGCGGCAATTCCTTGGCTGCCGACAGCACCTCGATCTCGCGCGCAAAAATCTCGATCTCGCCGGTCGGCAGGTTGGCGTTGGTGGTGTCCGGCAGGCGCGCCTTGACCTCGCCGTCGACGCGGATCACCCATTCGCCACGCAGCGTCTCGGCCACCTTGAAGGCGGGCGAATCCGGATCGGCGACGATCTGGGTCAGGCCGTAATGGTCGCGCAGATCGATGAACAGCAGGCCGCCATGATCGCGCACGCGATGCACCCAGCCCGACAGGCGAACCGAAGAGCCGACATCGCTCTTTCTCAACTGGGCACAGGTGTGGCTGCGGTAACGATGCATTGTCATGTCAAAATTCCGGGGTGCTGGGTTGTGGCCCGAGCATCAAAGCACGGTCCAAAATTTGCGCGAAAAGCGCATGGGAGGCCGGATTTGTCAAGGCAAGCCGGGCGATCGGGCGCAGGCCCATTGTTCAAGCGAAGTGGATTTCGGCGCCCTGGCGTTCGAAGTCGGCGAGGATCGCGGCCGGCGCGGTCTTTTCGACCACGAGGTGGCGGATCGCCTCTGGCCTGGCGACCCGGTAGGGTGCGGCTGTGGCTAGCTTGTCGTTGGTTACAGCGATGACGATGCCTGCGCTGTTCTTGGCCATCGCCCGCTTTACCTCGGCCTCAGCCGAATCGAAGGCCGTGACGCCGCGCGACGCATCGAGGCCGCAGGATCCGAGAACAAACAGGTCCGCGCCAAGTTGCGCGACAGCGGCAAGCGTGTCGGCGCCGACGCAGGCGCCGAGATGGCGGTCGAACCGCCCGCCCAGCACAATCAGTTCGACCAAAGCGTGGTCTGACAGGACGGAGGCAATTTCGAGCGAATTGGTGGCGACGGTCAGATCGATGTCGCGCGGGATGGCCCTGGCGACCGCGGCATTGGTCGAGCCGCTGTCGATGAACAGGGTCTGTCCGCGCGAAAGCAGTGCCGCGGTCGCGCGGGCCAGCCGCGTCTTTTCTTCGACCGCATGGCCGGCGCGCAGGCCGACCGGCGTGGCCGCGAAGGGTGCGGCCGCGACCGCGCCGCCATAGACGCGGCGGCACTGCCCGGCCTTGGCCAACTCCCTGAGGTCGCGCCGAACCGTGTCTTCCGAAACGCCGAAGCGGCCTGCCAGCTCGCCGGCCAGCACCCTTCCCTCGACGGCCAGGCGATCGCGAATAATTTGATGCCGCTCATCGGTCAGCATTGCATGATCCTGTTTTTTTCCATGCACGTTCTTGCACGATTTGCATGTTTGTGCAAGATGTAGGCATATCA
This region of Mesorhizobium sp. C432A genomic DNA includes:
- a CDS encoding DeoR/GlpR family DNA-binding transcription regulator, whose product is MLTDERHQIIRDRLAVEGRVLAGELAGRFGVSEDTVRRDLRELAKAGQCRRVYGGAVAAAPFAATPVGLRAGHAVEEKTRLARATAALLSRGQTLFIDSGSTNAAVARAIPRDIDLTVATNSLEIASVLSDHALVELIVLGGRFDRHLGACVGADTLAAVAQLGADLFVLGSCGLDASRGVTAFDSAEAEVKRAMAKNSAGIVIAVTNDKLATAAPYRVARPEAIRHLVVEKTAPAAILADFERQGAEIHFA
- the aspS gene encoding aspartate--tRNA ligase, which codes for MHRYRSHTCAQLRKSDVGSSVRLSGWVHRVRDHGGLLFIDLRDHYGLTQIVADPDSPAFKVAETLRGEWVIRVDGEVKARLPDTTNANLPTGEIEIFAREIEVLSAAKELPLPVFGEPDYPEDIRLKYRFLDLRRETLHRNIVARTKIIAEMRKRMTDVGFTEFSTPILTASSPEGARDFLVPSRIHPGTFYALPQAPQQYKQLIMVSGFDRYFQIAPCFRDEDPRADRLPGEFYQLDLEMSFVEQDDVLSTMEPVMRGVFETFANGKPVTQTFQRIPYDVAMRKYGSDKPDLRNPIEMQAVSDHFRDSGFKVFANILANDPKAEVWGIPAKTGGSRAFCDRMNSWAQGEGQPGLGYIFWRKEGDKLEGAGPLAKNIGEERTEAIRQQLGLADGDAAFFVAGDPKKFVTFAGAARTRAGEELNLVDRERFELCWIVDFPFFEWSEEEKKIDFAHNPFSMPQGGIDALNGDDLLGIKAFQYDMVCNGFEIASGGIRNHLPETMVKAFETVGLDRATVEERFGGLYRAFQYGAPPHGGMAAGVDRVVMLLVGAKNLREITMFPMNQQAYDLLMNAPSEASPQQLRDLSLRVAAVKKD
- a CDS encoding integrase core domain-containing protein, giving the protein MVWRETGIMDERLRFVVECLSGDETMVALCAAYGISRKNGYKWLGRYRTFGPEGLHDLPRAPLNHGRATAQDLVERIVAAKELHPLWGPKKIVARFRRTAPEFMWPSASTVGAILARHGLVRARKRPRLRACGNGPWPQPQEPNAVWTGDHKGWFRTRDGWRCEPLTVMDASSRYLLALEATGSTADSEAWPVFERLFEEHGLPDRSRSDNGPPFASAGVTGLTPLVVRFIKLGITLERIAPGRPQQNGRHERFHLTMLPMAEAPEADRTAQGQAFETFRQSYNEERPHEALGMDTPAQHYRSSQRAMPRTPPEPVYPAEASVRRVRHNGEIRWNGGFIYVSQALAGEPVAALETEDGQWTLSFHAHPLGIIDTRHMKLARRSAAPTNPLGAAADA